Part of the Melitaea cinxia chromosome 14, ilMelCinx1.1, whole genome shotgun sequence genome is shown below.
GGAATCGATTTCAGATCGACATGCCTAGTTCTGTCACCTATATACATATCTGTGACATGTCTGTGACCACAGAGTACAGTAAGTATACCGTCTGTGACGCGACTTCATACTTCAATCATTcaatgttaaattataatagaatTTGTATGCGGGTATCTAATAgctataataatgtattatgttataaataatatgtattaatttagttaaataagTAATATGATATGACGAATTATACATAGATTTTTAGAGATAATGCAAAATGTCTTTAGAACAAACAGCTTGTGATGGTAAGTATTATTTTGCATTTATAAAATGtgcaaataacaaaaatttggtCATAAAAGTAATTCgtgtttcgttttatgattatttgtaagaaacataataaataaatataatgaatgtttgatcattaataaaaagattttacaATTGCAtagctattttattaaaaagaattaccttttcttttgtttctttttttttcagtatctaCTATTAGTTCACTTTCTCcctatatataacaatattatacatctttgtttttttatctttgtttttcaaataataattagttactAAATTGTAGTTTTAAATGAAAGTAATTTCCTAAGTAGCAactgacttaatttttttaatattatttgttattttaatttcgatAACAGAGGAAATTTTTACACACTGCATGtaaaaattcttatatatatagatttcatttatcaatttgtataaaatttgtagGCTATTTTTTCGACTTTTAAATCAGTCcctttaatttcttaataaatattaacaaatatgtaattttaaatatttacattttagcaTTATATCGTAATCATGGATAatgttatgatatttatttaaagattgtCATGTATATACTAATgtgttatttctaatattacaaGCCATTCTTACAGACTTGAAGGCTTTTGAACGGCGTTTGACAGAAGTAATAGCATGTCTTCAGCCAGCTACTATGAGGTGGAGAagtaagttataaataatattatttaataatttcaatttttaagatGTTTGTATGAATTTTAACAAGCCCATTTGTGCAGTTTgcagtgatcctgctttctgctcagAGGGTACGGATTCAATTTCTACCCCacgtctgggtgtaatataagtatttatttatataatgtatttcataaatgtacatgtgtaaaaaaattagctatattTGTCAGCTGTACCTAAAACACAGTAAGCACTATtttgcttatcttaggaacagatattgtataaaaaaaaatattctctgAAGCTTTTTTGTACAACTATTTAGATAAGGCAAAAGGCCAATTTAAAGCCTTATAACGTTATCTTATATTCAACCTTAATATGCATAATGAAAGTATGGTCACTCGGGATAACTTTGATTGACAGGGGTAACTTTGACAGTcaaattgcaaaattatttttaattttttacgtgGTCCACATTTAGtgcgtaaaattaaatttataatttttttttacataacaaactttttaaatgaaCTCTGAAAAAAAAAGCTATCAAACGAAGTTAATGTCAAAAACTTTGCTAAACGTTCTGCAAgcaatttttgtgttttttattcaGTGGTAAACTTTTTAGATAACTCGAAAATTTTGCTACTATCTTAAAATCTCATCTGTGTCAAAGTTACCCATAAAGGGGTAATAACTTTGACAGATAACAAAATGGCCAGTTTTGATACATATTATGATTTGTATAGCCGTTAAATAACTTGAGAGTATGAAAACCAACCTGAGAgcacatattaaattaactctTGTCTCATATTTAACATTCTCAAAGTTAGCTAAAAAAATGTAGTCATGATCTGTCAATGTTACCCCGGTTGACTGTATATGAAATAcgtgtatattaataatttaaataaattctgtatattttgtttagttCTCCTGGCTGTTGTGTCTGTGTGCACAGCGATTGCCGCATGGCACTGGCTAACTGACCCTCTCACACCAGTTGTATCTTTAACACAATCGCTGTGGAACCATCCGTTCTTTGCTTTAACTTCTACATTTTTAGGTAAGCTTTacgtaaatatgtaataatagttaTACTATTTCTTGAGCTACCATATCTTACTATAAAGTAGCCTGCacaagttttacttaaaattatccATGCTACTCTGACGCTGTTGGAATTCATTAATCTGAAAAAATTATAGAGTTTTTCTTCATATGAAGCTTAATTCCACAGTTATTGGAAAATTTTAGGAACATGCGTGGTTCTATTGTGTCAAATTAACcaataaattatgtatcatgtcttatacatattatagatacttttaattttttgtaaaactagTGTGCAAAGTTGATAACAAATTTAGTTTTAGTACAGTACGTTAtcttgatttaaataaataaaatttgatgtaTTTGGTCTTGTGAGAAATGATCCatggtgtaattttttttatatattttttttcagttctatTGTTTATGATGGGAGTACATAGGAGAGTGATAGCACCAAGCATTATAACAGCGCGGACAAGATCAGTTCTCAATGATTTCAACATGTCTTGCGATGAAACTGGGAAACTTATCCTAAAGCCTAGACCcgctaataattaatttaaatataattttcttgtaaatattattactgttaacaaaaattgtttataaataaaacacaatatgaGGGactaattgtttattatttataattttataactttggtgtatttatattataaataaatgataactaAGAAAATAGGTTTATCATACACATCCTAAACAATTATTAGTTAAACACAATTGACTTAATCCATTCATTAATAAAGAATAACAGTTAGACTACATAATGCTTCTACATATTTTCCTAGATATATTCTgctaaaagataaattaattcaaattttaacaGATCACATTATTAAGCAACATTTCAGAAATAACTATTCAATCGTACGCgatatatatgaataattaataattagtttttgttttatcattttACTCTTTACAGACAAATAGcaactttgaaaatattgaaatatgagTTAGATGCAAAACAGAGATATATTAATAGAGGCGAGGAACTCTTtcttcataattataaatagccTTGAAATACAACAactgattaaaatatatttaatctatttcatttatctatacatattttGCTAATTTCGAAAAACCAACATTTTCGCCTCAATTTTTTTACTTCTAATCTACATACTAGTATTAcgaatagttataaaaaatcattaagatATTTGAAAAATGAAAGTATTTAACGTGGGCAGTGGTTATAGTCATTAAATCAGTAAGGGTTTCAAATCAATTCCTTATAAATGCGAACGCAGAAAGGCATAGGTATTACAACATTAAATAACGAACCACGAAGATAATTATCTCAACAATACTatcaatattacataaataacaatattgtgcTAACTGTGCAATTAATATAACTAATTCTTctaatagtatataattaagaatattttaatacttaatgtCCTACACTAATTTAATATGCATTTTAAAGTATAAGGTTCTGTTCACATTGGTTCAGAGTTGAAACGTAGCGTTGGGTCATTTTGCGCGTTATAGTACATTGAACTCATTTATGTAAGGCCTTTACGTACGTCACTTGAGCGCAGATACTGAAGAAAATAAATGAACGTTATAATACCATAAgaaaagttatatattatatataaatatctacgcTATATGGCCCGTCCCGACAATTCTCTCTTGCACCAATGTGAAAATTAAATTCGAAAATTGCAACATTAATGAGCTTTTCCAAAAGAACACAcagaaatcaaataattttgtaagaaCTCACCACAGCATGAGTTCACCGTAAATGTGCGTTAAAGCTTTTACCTAcgttttcttaaataaaactacttagagtaaaattgtatatgtaagtatttagAAATATCTCTTTAGTTAAATGTAGTAAATTGTGCAATATAAGTTAGGAATAGCGTGGAAGACTCGCAAAGGAAATTTCAACACATACTAAAGAATATAACAGACATGTCCACACTTTAATATTTGAGCGTGAGTAGCATTTTGTAACTTTGTATTGTTTTACAGACAATTtacgttattatttagaaattgtaatccgtataattatatgttgtatatgttttttaaaaatgtaattactcCTAAAAATGGTATGCTTAATAGTTATCTCTTATGCCAATTTTTACATAAtagtaaaacatatataaaattcctttTAAAAGTACTTTGATACATAACATCAAGGCAGTGGTACATGGTACATGCATAAATCTATTTCTTAACAATAgtcttaaaattaaatcttgAAAGgcgttatttaaattatattttttcttgacTCGGACAAGATTACTGTTCTATATCATTACTTCGTAACTAACATGCGTTACTGtttatacaattatgtttacatTGTATGTAGTACAAATTTTTTatcaagcaatatttttttcatggaGTATTTGAGTCAGTGTAGAATTTCAGTCTTTTCCAGTCTAGAAGACATATTTCATCTGAtacattttttgttgatttCTGTTTAAAAGCTGTTATAATATTTCTCGTTGATGGCAGGGtacctacttaaaattttagtgttgttactatattttcatttgctttactttataattaaattttatatctgTGGCTAAAACTTTATAAGTTTGTCTGTCAATTCTGTGGTCATAATCAATGTTTTACTTGGTGTtcgattttcaaaaatatgtattgaaaAGTCAAACGGACCTAATcactattttttatgttaaacaatGTTCTTAATTTCAAGGCAGTTTCTTTTCATTGAATGTAAATCTTTGTTTAGTTTTAAGGTTTATTATCTAACTTACAAGTGAGTTTAtaaattctgtttttgttgtgacatacatacacatatatctACGTAACTAACCTTGCACATGTGTGGGGTAAGGGaaagatttctcaaaaataattgtaatgcaGTTCGCTTTTAAAGCTTTTCCTAACTGGATTTATCTAATAGAGTGCTTCTATTTACCAcgtaaatacacatattataatatttttcatcactttttatattagttataataGTTTATGAAGAGACACTAGTTAAATATTTCTGAAAATCATTTTACGCATTTATCGTTTTGAGGTAATCTATGTACATCACGAAATTTTCACTGATATATTTTTGGGccttaaaatttcataaaatcatatagtgttcgactcctaactgcgtttcTTTAAATGGGTGGTTCTATAGGTGTTATAGATCACGTTCCACGTAAAAGAACTtagccatttttaaattttttaagagACGAGCTTCTTTGACAGACTTGTTCTGTATGATCGTTTCACGTGCGCCACAGCTATAATTTACGATGAAAAAAATTCTACGAGAAAGACACTTCGTTTTCATATGCGATTGATTATTTAGTCGTATGCGACAGTCAGTATTAATGTTTCAATTTATCGACGTTTTTTAGGACTAAGAAAATTAGTAttggacggttatgcagaagtacgttgccagagtagctcgtatataaagagaaattaaaatttaaaaagctaggattttttttaaagtttagagTCGAACacctatttaataaaatgtattcataGAATATATCTTACATTAATCATTACATTAACTACAACATTCAAATCTAACTACTACTTACATAGTAACGCAGTTTGTTGTAACTTGATCTCTATAATATACGTTCCTTTTGGGgtgggtttttattttatttcagatgacttgatttttatctataaatataaaagacgTAGCTATTTTtctgtcattattattaatattattttcatttagcaATAGACAAAAAtcttaaatttgaataaattttaacctATTTAATGCACTTCAAAAATTTGtagtataaaaagtttttatttaccttAGCTAcgtctattataaatatttttagtatatttggCGAATATCGAAACACGTATTACAAAACAATCCTTTAGATAGTTTATTTCTTTTCCAAGACCACGCTACAACCAACACGATAATAAACAAGCAAAATAAATGCCGATGAGAAATCCCCACGTTTTTATTGTCACATCATTCCCCACAGCAACATGCAAGGCTTGAGTGGTGTCCTCACGCAGCCAGAAGGGCCCGTATGTTCTTAGGCGTCGACTGACTGTTTAGATGCTTGGTTGTGTATCTCAGGGCGTTTAAAAGAGGCTCCGCTTTGGGAGGGGGTTGCTGTTGAAGGAACTTCACGCAACCCTTGACGTCTACTGATGACGAACGGCAAAATGCCCCCGATGGGTGCACCCAGTCGTAAAGTATGATTAACCCTACCATGACTCGAAGGACCAATAGCGATGTCTCTTCACGACTGAATTGGGCAACAAGTTTTctgaaaataatagtttaaatgttaattatatttctgtTCTGGCGTTTGTTATCTATTTCCTACAATGAGTACGAGGAACATTAGATAAAAAACAGGTTTACGGGTTACATTAACctattttattaatctaaaaTCGCGTAATGCTTCCATTTGTTATGACGACCCGAATAGTGGTAATTATATCCGTACTTCCTTACGAACTTACTGTAGCGAACGTATTTCCAGATAAAGTTCGCGTACctgatgtaaataaataaatagtaatggGTTCCCGTGTTACGTTGAACAAACAAGTATTTGAGTTTACTGCACAATAAAACTATGTATAAACGCGCGTTTGGGTCGTCAGAGACCGTCCACGGAATAAATGCATAAACCATGTCTTTGATGTATGTAAAGAGCACGTTTTGTgcatattttgtatgtatgtgttttgatatcattttaatattaatgatttaACCTCAAAAGGACCTTCACGATATTTCTATAAGACTGTCGGAAAATCTTTTATTTGAAATAGAATGTTATTCATAAAACAGTTGTATAGAGTATTCCACTTCAATTATATAAGGAACTCAATGTTCACTCAACGGTGCTCTAAATATTCCAGTTGAAGTATTTCGTATtcatacagataaataaatagtcaagaACTAGCGACAAATTGCgttgattttattatatctcGCTTCATAGTAATATTGTGTGtatttacgattcagcctgtaacatcccactgctgggcctctttctccgtgatGGAGTGTTATGTGTGAATatctagaaatatttttctacatcataattaatgtaaataaaaaaaaaaatctttatttaccAGAATATAGAATACGTAGTGTTATATTCAACAACCtacaatacaaaatattgcattaaataaacaattttcggTTCACAAATAATTAGgatgacaaattttacaaaatttttagaaaatttaataatatgttttttatgaaataagaaACATGTGCCAAATAAATCTATTTAACATTTCTCTGATCAGTAAAGATTTAATATGAGTCACTAAAAAACTAACtgaacattatattttaataaatgtgttCTAAAATCCTAACAATGTCTTTATCATTCAAGGCACATGATGCTATTGTCACTTTCAATGGCGCGGTCGATATATTGGGCTACTCTGGGCATTAAACGGGCTAAGTGAATAAAAATATGCAGGCATTTATGTGTTTTGTTGTGAGCCAATAGATGTTACATTAGCTTGGACTTTCTGTGAATGATGTTAGCATGTGTCGCATAATATCAACCGAATACGTCTGATAAGGAAGCGGATAGCGGTCGTACGTCAGAGAATGACCAGTGCATTACGTCCTAAAACTTAGGATCGGTTTACGATAAACAAAGCTACCCGATATAAGACTTTATGAATGAGTGCTACGGTTGTATATTTgcaaatcaaatttaattctACCAATGATTCCGTTAGAAtttgaaaatacaatatatCACGGCTTCAATGGAATTAGGAAGAGAAATTTCAATTCTAGTATCATAtactacatatacataattatatgagaccataattaaatataagtcaaaaatataatccgataaaattataaaaatagagtaGCTTAGAAATAAATTGAGCGTTTTAGGAATAATTTGCACTAATTAGGAAATATTAGAATTATACTTAGACAAAGATAACAATAGAATAAAACGTGGTAACTTTACACAATAAAATGTATGATGTCACAAACAACATCGGTAATAAGGAAGTAAATAGACGTAAATCGAAAGGGGAGACATTAAGTGCGATGTGAGTGACATTTGATTTATCATTATTTCATTAGCGTTCGTCGGGTGCGAGCTGGTATCATGTGTCGAACGACCCCAGGAATAATCGACTAATATAATGAATTCGCCCTTGTCGCAATGACGACGAATAATATTCACGTGCATTCTGTGCATtttcataaaacttttttattaaaatcttaaccTTGAATCATTATATTAAGAATTTAGTAATACTCATATTAGTAATAGAGATAGTTCCGTAATTTATcacttataaaatatgttatgtattagcacaatttaataaacacaaataattcCATTTAACttctgttttactttttttgttttaggtgTTTTTTTCGTGTACGTTGTAAACTGTAAACATAGGTATAGTTCTGGCTAATAAAAGTAGATACTGAAAAAACGCggcattttaaaaaaaaaccacatcCTGGCAACTTTAAAGACGCGCTATCttgtttatttgtgtttttttttcttttttttcgaaGCTATTACCATACTCTGATTCCGATTCTTCCCAATCTGTTAAAATCGCCGAAATGTGTCAATTTTTATAACAAGATTTATGTTGCCGAGTATTTATAGTCCTAAATTCTAATTGTGTTTTCAGACGTAGTAATTGGGTTAAGTAAGGTTTTGAattggttttatatttatatttaaatctcaGTAGGTTTCCGCTAGATATTCCCAAATTAAAGAGGTAATATACCCGATGGTGGAAAGCCTACAGACCCTACAGTGtagccatttaaaaaaaatagacaaaaaaatcgAGTATCTACTTTCGTTAGCCagactatatatattataaaatattatatattataacatttcgaaataaataaattttaaagtgactGTCAACTTAATCAACCTGTCTTGATAATGTATGattttgatttcaaaatataaatacgaaaaaaatactCACGGATTTTCTAACATTCTCAGACAGACTTTTGCCATAGTGCTAAGGGTTTCTGTAGTATTTTCTAAGTCTTGTTGATTGTCGTTGACGAACTGGCTCGTAGCTTCAGATAGTACTTTCAACATGGGCGTCGCTTGTGCATAGAATAGCGACATCCGGTTTGCGACCTCAGCGCCTATGTGAGGTTCCTCGCCGGGCGGTAATTCCGCGTTTATGAGACCACTGCGGGATACGATTCTTCTGTAATAGCTGAAGTCGTTTTGAATGGCAGGCGTCTTCATCTGAACAAAGGAAAATATTTATGACGGTTTGtgaaaaatgtatgttataCTTTATGAGTACGCgaatgttttcttttaaaaaaccctttaattgtatattttaataccgAGTCTTGACTATATAGACAAAAATTAAGcatataatacaattcatagccaaatagtatttttatataataaattttagaatttttattaaaacctcaaattaaatttaaagtggATTTATATTTACTGGTTATCCGTATTCCTAGTAAGCATTAtaagcaaatttaaattattatcataccataataattaaattaaataaatatctacacaataaacacactgtcgtctgttcctaaagtaagcaacttaatgcttgtgttatagactacagccgactggtgtagctacatacatttttttccataaacatacttataaataatacatatataaataaatatttaaattacacccagactcggggtgggaatcgaacccacaactttcggagcagaaagcaggatcactatAAACATCTCATCTCATTTATCATCGATATCCTTATCGATTAGGTACATTTTACCGAGAAGGTCCAGCAATGCACGCTATTCTATACTTCGTACAACCGCtgtggtgtagtggtgcgtgtagtcgcctaagaCATCGACGGTTTGTAGGttcgatatttgtatttgtacacgTTGTACAACTGTAAatttggatatctgtccttgtggatctcctcaacgtgcctcggagagcacgttaaggcgtcGGTCCCATTTGTTaccataaatatctgatagc
Proteins encoded:
- the LOC123659507 gene encoding nuclear envelope phosphatase-regulatory subunit 1 homolog; translated protein: MSLEQTACDDLKAFERRLTEVIACLQPATMRWRILLAVVSVCTAIAAWHWLTDPLTPVVSLTQSLWNHPFFALTSTFLVLLFMMGVHRRVIAPSIITARTRSVLNDFNMSCDETGKLILKPRPANN
- the LOC123659508 gene encoding CYFIP-related Rac1 interactor A — translated: MGKLLSLLARDDSNCCSSPRYDIFLDFENAAPTDTERDVYEEVQRVLLDSDKILEEIQCYKGAGKEIREAIADPSTITQERAWRAVKPLVDKLLRFYNHSLELKRVVPRLLGSLVGGSMSPTQHLEQQQALVKQFAEILEFVLKFDEHKMKTPAIQNDFSYYRRIVSRSGLINAELPPGEEPHIGAEVANRMSLFYAQATPMLKVLSEATSQFVNDNQQDLENTTETLSTMAKVCLRMLENPKLVAQFSREETSLLVLRVMVGLIILYDWVHPSGAFCRSSSVDVKGCVKFLQQQPPPKAEPLLNALRYTTKHLNSQSTPKNIRALLAA